A section of the SAR202 cluster bacterium genome encodes:
- a CDS encoding C1 family peptidase translates to MIIQLKPITGRSSLPVMKKSDFQALVKEPENRIITPASIKSSIDKNALTRANTSREFKRLFAANSEIVKRYEAFGPSKNYVAPKLSFKTAAGSVRTVKLLHPDSLARDAVLMRRQLATKEYQGKLFTSLQGITAGQKLTVADKSKLTAVASPASARTVLAANKSVISLANTSFSLVTALKGLTLKPAKYPASCDKEEGTGFGGDSDMTPGTNANASGILSNCWWPLKWYTTCVRDQGNRGTCTAFGIIAAVESAIAVKHSRWVNLSEQDLYMKEKLKWFPIPPDWYGDGYNAAYSVLLQALTKSYEFPFERDWDYNQSQSRTESDSQRRYTNSCSGYNGEACSDTNHQAALKCYQVETKHVKEVVTESCSWVEKEVEKIPIIGGIISEIIEEWVCEPVTELIETIERYEVCVYDTDIPGTSGFRINSADVIWDPFSNDQEVSTAKAYLANRVPIVFCFNVPDSFRNQSGGYVAYSANETKSDGGHCACITGYIDNSKLPAGAPKASGGGYFILKNSWGTGWGDLGYAYLPVDWVNKWGTGMIAITGIAKWPLQLCAKRGRGL, encoded by the coding sequence ATGATAATCCAGTTAAAGCCCATAACCGGTCGGTCCTCACTGCCCGTGATGAAAAAGTCGGACTTCCAGGCCCTTGTAAAAGAGCCCGAGAACCGGATAATCACCCCGGCCTCCATCAAGTCCAGCATAGACAAAAACGCCCTGACCCGGGCCAACACCAGCCGCGAATTCAAAAGGCTCTTCGCCGCCAATTCAGAAATCGTGAAGCGTTATGAGGCCTTCGGCCCCTCCAAGAACTACGTAGCGCCCAAGCTAAGTTTCAAGACCGCCGCTGGCAGCGTCCGCACCGTCAAGCTCCTCCACCCCGACTCCCTGGCCCGCGACGCCGTCCTCATGCGGCGACAGTTGGCCACCAAGGAGTACCAGGGCAAGCTCTTTACCTCCCTTCAGGGCATCACCGCCGGTCAGAAGCTAACCGTGGCGGACAAGTCCAAGCTGACCGCCGTGGCCTCACCTGCCTCCGCCAGGACCGTTCTGGCGGCCAACAAGTCTGTTATCAGCCTTGCCAATACCTCTTTCTCATTGGTAACAGCCCTCAAAGGTCTCACTCTCAAGCCCGCCAAGTACCCCGCTTCCTGCGACAAGGAAGAGGGCACAGGCTTCGGCGGCGACTCGGACATGACCCCCGGCACCAACGCCAACGCCAGCGGCATCCTATCCAACTGCTGGTGGCCCCTCAAGTGGTACACCACCTGCGTTCGAGACCAGGGCAACCGCGGCACCTGCACCGCCTTTGGCATCATCGCCGCCGTCGAAAGCGCCATCGCCGTCAAGCACAGCCGCTGGGTCAACCTGTCCGAGCAGGACCTGTACATGAAGGAAAAGCTCAAGTGGTTCCCTATCCCGCCCGACTGGTACGGCGACGGCTACAACGCCGCCTATAGCGTCCTGCTCCAGGCCCTCACCAAGTCCTACGAGTTTCCCTTCGAGAGGGACTGGGACTACAACCAGTCCCAGTCCCGCACCGAGAGCGACAGCCAGCGCAGGTACACCAACTCCTGCTCCGGCTACAACGGCGAGGCCTGCTCAGACACCAACCACCAGGCCGCCCTTAAGTGCTACCAGGTGGAGACCAAACACGTTAAAGAGGTGGTGACCGAGTCCTGCTCCTGGGTAGAAAAAGAGGTAGAAAAGATACCCATCATCGGCGGCATTATCAGCGAGATTATCGAGGAGTGGGTCTGCGAGCCGGTGACCGAGCTCATCGAGACCATCGAAAGGTATGAAGTCTGTGTCTACGACACAGACATCCCCGGGACCTCCGGCTTCCGCATTAACTCCGCCGACGTCATCTGGGACCCCTTCTCCAACGACCAGGAGGTATCCACGGCCAAGGCATACCTCGCCAATAGAGTCCCCATCGTCTTCTGCTTCAACGTCCCAGACTCCTTCCGGAACCAGAGCGGCGGCTACGTTGCCTACAGCGCCAACGAGACTAAAAGCGATGGTGGCCACTGCGCCTGCATCACCGGCTACATCGATAACAGCAAGCTGCCGGCGGGCGCGCCCAAGGCCTCTGGCGGCGGGTACTTCATCCTGAAGAACTCCTGGGGCACCGGCTGGGGTGACCTGGGCTACGCCTACCTCCCCGTCGACTGGGTGAACAAGTGGGGCACCGGCATGATTGCCATCACCGGCATCGCCAAATGGCCTCTCCAACTCTGCGCGAAGAGAGGGCGCGGACTTTAG